Genomic DNA from Peribacillus simplex NBRC 15720 = DSM 1321:
TATACCATATCAAAACACTTTTAGTTTGATGGAAACCTGATTTATAACGGGTTATTTAAGGTCTGTTTTACCCTCTTTAACGTGTTTGTCATGTTGTTTAATAGAGAGGTACACGGGTTTAAATTCGTTGTATAGTAAACTGGAATGAGGGGGATATAGTGGCGCCCTATTTCTTAGGAAGAGTGTGTTGGAAAATCTTCATTTATCTTAAAGATAAATGGGGGGAAGGGAAATTAACCATTTAATGCAGGGGAGGGTGAGGCATGGGGCAATCCTTCTTAATGAAGGTTCGCACCCTTTACCCTTTTAGTGTACAAGAATCGAAAACGCGCTATACACTAATAACAAAGCCATAATTACATTAAACTGACTTCGATACTTTGATAAAAAAGTTTGAAAAACCGAACCGAACATACTCCAACAGAACGTACTCATAAAACCAACAAAAGCTAGAAATAATGAAAAGAATAGTAAGCTGAAATTTGAAGAGTGATAAGGTAGTATGAAGGTCGATATTGCAGTGATGCCATATAAGATGCCTTTTGGATTTATGAATTGTAAAAGCATGCCCGCTATAAAGCTGTTGTTCTTGTGATCATTATCGTCCTTATCTTTATTTGAACTGGAAATGATTTTTATGGCCAGATACAGCATATAAATTGCACCTAGGATAGTCATGATAAATTCAATCTTTGGTATGAAATTTTCAAGCAAAACATTAAAATAACTACACAATAACATTATTACAAAAAAACCGGCACCTACCCCGAAACAAAATTTAATCGTCCTTTTTAACCCGTACTTGTTCGCAAATAACATGGCCATGATGTTATTTGGTCCTGGAGTGAAACTTGTAACAAAAACAAATAGCAAAAAAGATAGTAAAGGCATGGTTGACTCCCCTTTGTATGCTATAATGACCAAAAGTGACATTATAACGACTTCCTTTTTATTGTACAATGCCGACGTTATATTGTAAATAAGGAGTATTTTTATGGAAGAAATAAATTTTATTATTGCTAACAATTTAAAAGCCATCAGGGAAAGTAAGAAATTAAGTCTTGAAAAGGTTGCTGAATTAACCGGAGTAAGCAAAACGATGATCGGACAAATCGAAAGGGGAGGATCGAGCCCGACGATTACAACCATTTGGAAAATAGCCAATGGATTAAAGATTTCATTTTCTTCACTGATAAATAGTCCGCAGCCAGATACAAAAATTGTTTTAAAAAGTGAAATTCAATCATTATCTGAGGATAACGGCAAATATCGAGTTTATCCCCACTTTCCCTTTGAAGATGAGAAGCGCTTTGAAGTATATTCAGTCGAGATAGAAAAAGGTGGATTCCTAAGTTCCGATTCGCATAGAGAAGGAACTGAAGAGTACATAACTGTTTTTGAAGGGGAAGTGACTGTACGTGTAAATAACGAAGAATATACAGTAAGGAATGGGGATTCTATCAGATTCAAGGCTGACAGACCGCATGCCTACCATAATTCAGGGGAAACATTAACTCGATTAAGCATGATCCTATATTATCCAACTTAAAAAAAGGGAGTAATGCTGTTTCTGCTTGTTATATATCTTTGCAAAAATATTGGTGTTGGAATTATTAAAAGTAAATATATTGGAAGTTTATGTTGAATCAATAAAGAGTGGGAGAGATTTAAATCTCTCTCTTTTTTTGTTTTCGATAAATTAGGTATAAAGACTAAGGGTGATTTCAAGGAAAACCGATACTATTTAACCATTAAATTATTTTATTGATATATCATCAATCTGTTACTAGGTATTTTGGGGTGATTATAATGATAATATTCTGTTAATATTCCATGTTGTATTGTAAATATGTTTTAAAATTGGATTATTTTGTTGTAATATAGGAGATACACGGATCTTTAGAGGAAAAAAGTAGGGTGGATTTGTGTATGGGTAAGTAAATTTGTCGGAATTGAATTTTTGGAAAAGCGTGTCAATTCTATGGATAAGTTAGCAGAATGTTATGCCAGTATAGAACTTATGGGGGGATTACTATAATGGGGAAAAAGAAAATCGTAAAAATTGCATCAGCTACCATAATGGCTGCGACAGCGATCGTAGCAGTAGCACCGGCACCTTCGGATGCTGCCACTAGCCTTAATAGTAAGATCAAAACGGCCAAGGCCGCCATCAAAAAACCATTCGACACCTATTTCTACACTTCTAAACTCGCTTCAGTGTCCACTGTTGAAAAACAAATCAAGTCTGCAAAACAAGCAAAAAAAGACATCAACTCTACCATTAAAAAATC
This window encodes:
- a CDS encoding LysE family transporter, coding for MPLLSFLLFVFVTSFTPGPNNIMAMLFANKYGLKRTIKFCFGVGAGFFVIMLLCSYFNVLLENFIPKIEFIMTILGAIYMLYLAIKIISSSNKDKDDNDHKNNSFIAGMLLQFINPKGILYGITAISTFILPYHSSNFSLLFFSLFLAFVGFMSTFCWSMFGSVFQTFLSKYRSQFNVIMALLLVYSAFSILVH
- a CDS encoding helix-turn-helix domain-containing protein, with amino-acid sequence MEEINFIIANNLKAIRESKKLSLEKVAELTGVSKTMIGQIERGGSSPTITTIWKIANGLKISFSSLINSPQPDTKIVLKSEIQSLSEDNGKYRVYPHFPFEDEKRFEVYSVEIEKGGFLSSDSHREGTEEYITVFEGEVTVRVNNEEYTVRNGDSIRFKADRPHAYHNSGETLTRLSMILYYPT